The genomic window CTCGACCTCAAGCGCGAGGTGAACGAATTGCTGGCGCACACCGACAATCCGCCGCGCTATCTCAGCGCAGAAATTGCAGAGCATCCCAGCGGGATGGAAAATCAATAGCGCGAATTAAAGTGGCGGGTTTATTTCAGCAAAGGTCTTGCATATGAATTGCGCGCGCTGGATGAGCAAGCAAAAGGAGCACTGACAATGAAAAGATTGCGCTTGAATTTTGTCCTGGTGGGCTTGGTTCTATGCGTCGGCATAATGGGTTGCGTGCCAGTTGCACCCACCACGCCAGCGCCTGCTAGTTCAACCCCGATTGGCGCAACGTCTCAGCCGCGCCGCGGCGGCACGCTCGTCATTTTGAGTGGCGTGGGGTCGCCCCGACATTTCAACCCCGCGTTAATCTCTGGCTCGGCTACGGCGTTTCCCGCCGCACAGATTTTTGCCAGCCCGCTGAGGTACGATGAGAATTGGAATCCGCAGCCGTACCTGGCGAAGAGTTGGGAAGTCTCAAAGGATGGTTTGGCGGTTACGCTACATTTGGTGCAAGGGGCAACCTTTCACGATGGACATCCCATCACCTCGGAAGACGTGGCTTTTTCCGTGATGACGGTCAAGACATATCATCCATTCAAGACGATGTTTGCGCCGGTGGATAAAGTGGACACGCCCGATCCACTCACAGCAGTGATTCGCCTATCGCGCCCCCACCCGGCAATTCTGCTGGCAATGTCGCCCGCGTTGTTGCCGATTCTGCCCAAGCACATCTACGGCGATGGGCGGGACATTCTAACCCATCCCGCCAACCTGGCACCGGTGGGTTCGGGTCCCTTCAAACTGGTGAAATATGTCCCTGGCGAATCTATCGTGTTGGAACGCTACGAAGGATTCTTTATTCCAAGCCGTCCTTATCTGGATGGAATTGTGATTCGGCTTGAGGATGATCCGAACGCGCAAGTGATTGCGATGGAGCGACAGGAGGCGCACCTGCTGCCCCTGTTCGCCGATTTTGCGGGACTGGACCGGTTGAGTAGCAAGCCATACCTGGCGGTCACCCCGCGCGGGGCTGAAGGGTTAGGTCCACTGGTCTGGCTTGCCTTTAATCTGCAACACAAACCGCTAGACGACAAACGCGTGCGGCAAGCCATCGCCTACGCCGTTGACCCCAATTTCATCACCCAATATCTGCACCAGGGAAAAACACAGCGCGCCATCAGCCCCATCGCGCCGTCTAGTCCATTCTTCGCCGCCGGCGTTCACAAGTATGATCTTGACCTGGACAAGGCAACCAAACTGCTGGACGCGGCGGGGTATCCGCTGAAACCGGACGGCACGCGCTTTGGCTTGACCTTGGATTACATTCCAGTAATACCCACCCAACAACGGGACATCGCGCTCTATCTCGAACGGCAACTTGCCAAGATCGGCATCCGGGTGCAGGTTCGCAAATCGGCGACCTTTCCCGATTGGGCGGCGCGCATTGGCGCCTGGGATTTTGATATGACGATGGATTCGGTCTATAACTGGGGCGACCCGGTCATCGGCGTCCACCGGACGTATCTGTCCGATAACATTCGCAAAGGCGTGGTCTGGTCCAATACGCAAAACTATCGCAATCCCAGAGTGGATGAACTCCTTGCCCAAGCCGAACGGGAAATGGATGCCAACCAGCGCAAGCAATTGTACGCCGAGTTTCAACAGATCGTGACCGAGGATGTGCCTATCGTCTATATCAACGTGTTGCCGATCTACACGGTGTACAACACGGCGCTGGGCAATCCGCCGCTTTCCATTTGGGGAGTGCATTCGCCTTTGGACGAGGTCTATTGGAAAACGCCGCTCGTCAAAGCGTATGCGCCGATCCCCACGGTGGCAAGTGCCAGTCCGCCTCTCATGGTCGTTGGCGTCCAGGCAATGACGCTCATTCAGGAGCGCGGCTCGTACGACACACTGGCTTTGTTGCGTGATCCACAGCAAGGATTTTTGGACCTCCAAGGATCGGGGTTGCACATCCTGGGTTTTACCCGGCAAGGCACCGTGTTTCTGGACAACTCGGGACAAACCAAACCCGGCATGGAACTCGGCGGTATTCTGGATCTGCAAGGGCAAAACGTGATCCAGCGTTTAGTGAACGCCGCCCAGGGCAAGGATGGGGGGCTAGTCCATTTGACCGGCGTGTGGCCCCATCCGGTGACCCAGCAAGCCGATCCCATGTCGGCATGGTGTGGCATGTTGTCCGACCAAGATATTCTCTGCGCTCTGCAGTGGGATTCACGGTAAGGACTTTGGCTTGTCATTTCGAACGCAGTGACGCGAAGCGTCCCGGTTTTCGCTGGAGACGCTTCGCGTCGCAAGAACGGCTCGAAATGACAACCGAGCAAGTCCTGACGATCAGGAGACGCGATGCAATTTTTGCAGGATCTATCCATTCGCATCAAGGTTTTGATTCCGCCCGCGATTTTCATCGGGGAATTAGCGATTGTCGCGTGGCTGGGAATCTATGGCATGACTCAACAACACGCGACACTGGGGGCTGTCAATGAAATCGCGCTGACCAAGATCAGGGCGGTGGATGATTTTATCATCTTGAGCGAGCAAGTGCAGTCGGATGTATTTCAAATCTATGTCCTGCACTCGATGAAACTGCCCCAGTCAGAAGTCCAGCCGATCAACATGCGGCTCCAGCAAGGTCTCAGCGATCTCAATATCGCTCACGGCGAGATGCTGACCCACTGGCAACCGGACTCGGCGGAACGCGCCATTTTGGAGCGGATGAAACCACCCATGGATGCGTTTCGGTTGCAAGCGCAACAAGCGGCGGTCACCGTTGCCGACAATCCATCGTTTGGCGTCCTCCTGGTTCGTTCATCGGGGGTGAGCTTCGCCGAATTTCGCAAGACGTTGGTGGAATTGCAGGATTACCAAAAGGCGAAGGTTGTTCGCCTCGCCGGCGAGATGGAGCAATCCACACGGACACTTGCCAGCGTAATCATCGTTTTTGCCTTCTTGATTACCTTGGGCGCGCTGGTCGTCACCACGCAGATGAGCACTCGGTTGATTTCTCAGCCCATTCGCTCCATCACCCAGGTCATGCGCCAATTGGCGTCGGGCGATCTGTCGGTCAAGGTAGGGGATTTGAATCGCCGAGACGAAATCGGGGCGATGGCAAAAGCGGTGGAGGTGTTTCGGAACAATGCGCTTGAAAAAGTACGCTTGGACAAAGAATTACACGCCAGCGAAGACCGCTTTCGCTTGCTGTTCACGCAGATGCTGGAGGGCTTTGCGTTGCACGAGATCATCTGCGATGACAAGGGCAACCCGGTTGACTATCGTTTTATCGAAGCGAATCAAGCGTTCGAAAAACTGACCGGCTTGCCCGCGCGTGAGATTATTGGCAAGACAATTCGTCAGGTCTTGCCTGACACAGAACAAGATTCGATTGACAAGTATGGTCAGGTCGCCTTGACCGGACAGTCCATCGTTTTTGAACGCTATGCGCGCGAATTAGATCGGCACTATACTATGCACGCGTATTGCCCCCAAAGGGGACAATTCGCGGTGATCTCTGAAGACATCACCGAGCGCAAACGACAAGAGACGCAAATCCTTGCCGCGCGCGCTGCACTGCAACGCTTGCTCGCCGAAGCGGATCAGTCGCGCCGTGCCTTGCTCAGCGTGGTGGAAGACCAGAAAATAGCCGAAGAACAAATCAACAAACTCAACGCCGAACTGGAACAGCGCATCATCGAGCGCACCGCCCAACTGCAAGCCGCGAACAAAGAACTGGAAGCGTTCGCCTACTCCGTCTCGCACGATCTGCGCTCGCCGCTGCGCGCGGTGGACGGCTTTTCGCGGATTCTCCTGGAGGAATACGAAGACAAACTGGACGCCGAAGGCAAGCGGTTGCTGAACGTCGTTCGCACTAACACACAGAGAATGGACCAACTCATCACCGATCTGCTCACTCTCTCGCGGATCACCCGGGGCGAGATGCAGTTCTCCCGCATTGATATGACTGCGCTCGTTCACACCGTTTATCACGAGATCGCTTCGCCGGAGACGCAAGGGGCAATTTCGTTTTCCGTCGCGCACTTGCCGGATGCGTTTGGCGATCCGACTCTGCTCCGGCAAGCGTGGAGTAATTTGCTTTCCAATGCCACCAAATATACAATGCCCAAAACCGAGCGGCGTATTGAAATTGGTTCTTATGCGGAAGATGGAATGAATGTTTACTTCGTGAAAGACAATGGCGTCGGTTTTGATCCCGCCTATACCCACAAACTCTTCGGCGTCTTTCAACGTTTGCACACAACCGCCGAGTTCGAAGGCAATGGTGTGGGGCTGGCGATCGTTCAGCGCATCATTCACCGCCACGGCGGGCGCGTGTGGGCGGAAGGACAAGTCAATCAAGGCGCGACATTCTATTTTGCGTTACCCCAAAAGTAGGGGCGACCCTCGTGGTTGCCCATACAATCCATAAGGAGGTCCATCATGAACGGACAAGTTGAAATTCTGTTGGTCGAGGACAATCCCAACGATGCGGAGTTGGCGTTGCGGGCATTGAAGAAGAACAACCTTGCCAACAATGTCGCCGTCGTTACGGATGGCGAAGAGGCATTGGATTTCGTTTTTGCGCGCGGCGCGTACAGCCACCGCAAGATCGAAAATGGTCCGAAGGTGATCCTGCTCGATTTGAAACTCCCCAAAGTGGATGGACTAGAAGTCTTGCGGGCGATCAAAAGTGATCCGGTCACCAGAATCATTCCGGTCGTCGTGCTGACGTCGTCAAAAGAAGAAAGAGATATTGTTGAGAGTTACAAGCTGGGCGCGAACAGTTACATCGTCAAGCCGGTCGAGTTCGATAAGTTCGTTGCTGCCGTCAAAGACCTGGGGCTGTACTGGCTGCTGCTCAATCAGCCGCCGACGCGATAACCCACTGTTGGGGACGCTCGCCGCAGCGTCCCGTTCGTCGTCGTTCCCTCCAGGAGTAACCCAATGGAAACGAATCAACCGATACGCATCTTATTCGTCGAAGATGTTCCCGCCGATGTCGAATTGGCAGTGCGCGTGCTCCGCCAAGAAGAGCTTGCCTTTACTTTCACGCGCGTGGAAACTAAAGCGGCGTTCCTAAAGGCATTAGAGGAATTCCAGCCCGATCTGATCATATCGGATTACGCGATGCCGGCATTCGACGGCATGCAGGCGTTGAAACTTTTATTAGAACGCGACCTCACGCTACCGTTTATCTTGCTGACCGGTTCATTAAATGAGGAAATTGCTGTCGCGTGTATGAAAGCCGGCGCAAGCGATTATGTCCTCAAAGACCGGCTCAAACAATTGCCCTTTGCGGTACGCGAGGCGCTGGAACAAAAAAAGACGCGATTAGCCAAAGCAGAAACCGAACGCGCGTTGGGCGAAAGCGAACAACGTTTCCGGTCACTCATCGAAAACGCATCTGACCTGATTGTGATCCTGAACCCGGATTAGCGCATCGATTATGTCAGCCCATCCGTTGAGAGAATCATGGGTTATACCGTCGCGGCAGTCAGCGGAGCGAAGATCACGGATTTCATCGACCCGCCAGACCTCCCGAATTTCATCGCCGCCACTGAACATCGCGCCCGTACGCCGGGTCCCTCCGCGTTCTCGATGCTGATGCGCGTCCGCCATGCCGATAGTTCTTGGCGGATCTTGGAGGGCATGGGCAGTAATCTGCTGGACCACGGGGTGAGCGGACTGGTCATCAATGCCCGCGACATCACCGAGCGCAAGCGCGCGGAGGAGGCGTTGCGCGAAAGCGAAGAACGCTATCTCTTGCTATTCGAACATTCACCGATTGGTGTCCTTCTGATGGACCTGGCAACGGGAAAAATTATCGAGGCGAATGAAACGGCAAGCCGGCAATTGGGCTATACGCGCGAAGAATTTGCTGCTCTAAGAATCTCCGACTGGGAAGTGTTAGAGAAGCCTGAGGAAACAGCAGAGCGGACCCAGAAAATAATTCGCGAAGGCAGTGACGAATTTGAAACGCTCCACCGCACCAAAAGCGGTGAGCTCAGAAATGTCCGCGTATGGGTCAAGACACTTGAGGTGAATGGTCGCGCTGTTTTTTACGCTATTTTCCGGGACATCACCGAGCGCAAGCGCGCGGAGAATGCGCTGGCGCAAGAGCGCAACCTGTTGCGCACGCTGATTGATAATCTGCCCGATGACGTTTACATCAAAGACGCCGAAAGTCGGTACGTCATCAACAACCCGGCTCACCTGCGCTCACTGGGGGCAACACGACAAGAAGATGTGCTCGGCAAGACCGCCTTTGACTTTTACCCGCAACCTAGCGCCGCGCAATACTACGCCGAAGAACAGGAGATCATTCGGTCAGGTCAACCGATGCTTGATCAAGAGGACCTTTCGGCGGATTTGGTGACCGGTCAGCAGGTATGGCTTCTGGCGAAAAAGGTGCCTATCCGGGATAGCCAAGGCAAGGTGGTTGGGATAGTGGGCGTAAGCCGCGACATCACCGAACGCAAGCAGGCGGAGGCCGAGCGGGAACGGCTGCTGGCGCAGGTGCAGGCCCAGGCCGAACAGATCGCCCAGATCATGGACACCGTGCCCGAAGGCGTGCTGCTGCTGGACGCCGACGGCCAGGTGCTGCTGGCGAACCCGGCGGGTGTGCGCGATCTGGTGACGCTGGCCGGCGCGGCCGTCGGCGAGCGGCTCACCCACCTGGGCGACCTGCCCCTGGCCGAGCTGTTCGCTGCCGCGGAGCGCGGCGGGCCGTGGCACGAAGTCCGGGTGGGCCGGCACATCTTCGAGGCCATCGCCCGATCGGTCAGCGCGAACAGCCCTGCGGCGGGACATTGGGTACTGGTCATCAACGATGTAACGCAGGCGCGCGACCTTCGCGATCAGCTCCAACAGCAGGAACGGCTGGCCGCCGTCGGCCAATTGGCGGCCGGCATCGCCCACGACTTCAACAACATCCTGGCGATCATCGCGCTGCAGGCGCCGCTGATCGCCCGTGCCCCTGGCCTGGCCGAGCGCGAGCGTGAGCGCCTGGCTATCATCAGCGAGCAGACCAGCCACGCTACACGGCTGATCCAGCAGCTCCTCGATTTCAGCCGCCGCGCGGTGCTGGAACGGCGGCCGCTCGACCTGGGGCCGTTGCTGAAGGAGCAGGTCAAGCTGTTGGCCCGCACTCTGCCTGAGTCAATCGAAGTGACCCTGGTGTGCGAGCCGGGCGAGTACGTGGTGCTGGCCGATCCTACGCGGCTGCAACAGATGCTGATGAACCTGGCGGTCAACGCGCGCGATGCCATGCCCGCGGGCGGCACGCTGCGCCTGGCGTTGGCGCAGCAGGAGACGGCCCCGCGGCCCGATCTGCCGGCCGGCCCCTGGGTGCGGCTGGCGGTGACGGACAGCGGCACGGGGATCGCGCCCGAGGCGCAGGCGCACCTCTTCGAGCCGTTCTTCACCACCAAGCCGCGCGGCCAGGGCACCGGCCTGGGGTTGGCGCAGGTGCATGGCATCGTCAAACAGCACGAGGGCGAGATCACGGTGGACTCAGCCGTGGGCCAGGGGACCACCTTCACCATCTACCTGCCAGCCGTGGCAGAGGCCGCGTCCGCGCAAAACCCCGCGCCAGCTCCCGCCGCGGCGGCCGGCGGCGACGCGCAGTTGATCCTGATCGTGGAAGATAACGATGTGCTGCTGGACGCCATGTCCGACATTCTGGAGATGATGGGCTATCGCGTGACCAGCGCGGGCAACGGCGTAGAGGCGCTGGCCGTGCTGGCGATGCGTGGTGACACGATTGCGCTGGTGCTCAGCGACCTGATGATGCCAGTCATGGGCGGTGAGGCGCTCTTGCGGGCCATGCGGGCGCGCGAGCTGACCACGCCGGTTGTGATTCTGAGCGGGTATCCGCTGGAGGGCGAGCTGGTGGGGTTGAAGACGCAGGGCTTGGCCGGCTGGCTTCTCAAACCGCCGGATCTGGATGACCTGGCGCGGCTGTTGACGCAGGCGTTGGAGAGCACAGCTCCACAGATGGCTGAGTAGTTACGAAATCCGGCAGATTCTGCGCGGCGGCCGGCGCCACTGAATGATAAGACCGCCATTCCCCCATCCCCCCATCCCCCTATCAGGAGAAGAACATGAACGCATCGCAAGCACTCCATGCCGCGGGCCAGTCGGTATGGTACGACAACATCCAGCGCGGCTTGCTGGACAACGGCGAGCTGGCCGGCATGATCGGCCGCGAGGAGATTCGTGGCGTGACCTCCAACCCGACGATCTTCATGAACGCGATCACCAAATCGCACGACTATGACGCCGCGCTGCGGCCGCTGGCAAAGGCCGGCCGCAGCGCGGAGGAAATCTTCTGGCAGCTTGCGATCGCGGACATCCAGACCGCGGCGGATCTGTTCCGCCCGCTTTACCACCAGAGCGGCAAGGGCGATGGCTTTGTCAGCCTGGAAGTCAGCCCGTATCTGGCGCATGAGACGGACGCCACGCTGGCGGAGGCCAGGCAGCTTTGGCAGCGCGTGGACCGCCCCAACTTGATGGTGAAAATCCCCGCCACGAAGGCCGGCCTGCCCGCAATCAGCGCCGCGATTGCCGCGGGCATCAACGTCAACGTCACCCTGATCTTCTCCCGCAGCCGCTATGCCGAGGTGATGGACGCCTACTTGCAGGGCCTGGAGCAGCGCGCGGCCGCGGGGCTGCCGCTCGACTCGATCAGCTCGGTGGCGTCGTTCTTCGTCTCACGCGTGGACAGCAAGATAGATGCCCGCCTGAGCGACCAGGACGCTCACCTGCGTGGAAAGGCCGCGATTGCCAATGCCCGCCTGGCCTATGCCGACTTCAAGGAGGTCTTCGCCACCGAGCGCTTCCAGGCCCTCGCGGCCCAGGGCGGCCGTGTGCAGCGCCCGCTGTGGGCATCCACCGGAGCCAAGAACCCGGCCTACAGCGATGTGCTTTACGTCGTGGAACTGGTCGGCCTGCAGACGGTCAACACCATGCCGCCGCAGACCCTGGTCGCGCTGCTGGATCACGGGCAGGTGCGGCCCGCCAGCCTGGAAGAGGACCTGGACGCCGCCCGCCAGACCCTGGCCGAACTGCAGGCGCTGGGGATCGTGATGGACGCAGTGACGGACGAGCTTGAGGACGAGGGCGTCAAGTCCTTCGCGGACGCGTTCACCGCCCTGCTGGCCGCGGTGGAAACGAGCCGCCAGGCTGCTCGTTGAAAATGCCTTCACGGGGCAACTGCTGGGTCTGCCTGGAATTCAGACAGGATGTACAGGATTGACAGGATAGGTGGCTCTGCGCGCCGCTTGTTCTCCCCACCACCAAACGAACATCCTGTTCATCCTGTACATCCTGTTCATCCTGTCCAGGTCGGTCTTATTATCTGGCGGTGCAGTTCAGCGCCGCGTCACGAGACGCTTGAGGGCTTGCCAGGCGCTTTCCAGGTTCATTTTCGTGTTGAACTCGAATTCGCCTTCGTAGTCGAGCAGCAGGGGGATGATGGGGATGGTGAGCTTGAGCTTGTGTTTGACATCGAGGCCCGGCGCCTCGATCAGGTCAGCGGTCTGACGCACGCTCGCCAGCAGCGGTTGATCCTGGATGTGGACAGCCTCTTGCTTGAACTCCAGCAGGGCCGCGCTGACCGGAGCCAGCCAATAAGCCAACTCATCATGCGTCAACGTCGCGGCGTCGAGCAGATCGAGCAGCGCGGCGACCTCGGCGGCGTGCTGCTCGTCGAGGCGCGCCAGGATCGGGCCGATGATGCGCTGTTCGCTCAGGTCGAAGCGCATCAGCACGGCGCCGAAGCCCTGGCGCAACGTGGCGTCCACCTGCTGCACCTGCGCCTGCACCTGGGCCAACAAACCGCGCAGTTCCGCGGCGCTCATCGGCGCACCGGGCTGCTGTGCTGCGCGCAGCGCGGTCACCAGGTGCGCGGTTTCCACGGCTGACCCGCCCGCGCCAAAGACATTGACCATCATGCCGTTGTCGCCGATGATGGTGTTGGTCGCCTGGCCGATGTGGATTCGATACTTGGACCCGGCTGCCGGCGCGTGCAGCCACTCGATGATGCGCGCCAGGTCAGCGGGCGCGGGGAAGTCGGCCGGCGCCGGTGCGGCCAGGGGAAGAAGGACCGGCTGGCCCGCGCCGCGTGGTCCTCCCAGGTGGCGCAGCACCCGCGCATCGCGCAGCGCGGCCGGCGTCAGCAGCGCGATCACCGGCGCGGACGCGGCGTCAGGGCCGGGTTCAACCACGGCGACGCCCAGGGTGGTCAGCAGGGCCGCCAGACGCGCCGCGGCGTCCTGACCATCAACGGATGCAAATGCCAGCACTACGTTCATACGCGTTTCCTGCGCGAGCGCGGCGCGGGCTTGGATTCCAGCCAGCCGGCGATGTCGGTCCACAGTTCGGGCGCCTCCAGGACCTCGGCAAATTGCTGCACCCACAGTCGAATCCGCTGGCGGTCCAAATTGGGATGACGTTCGATCACCGCCTGGATATCTTCCATGTCTTGGCGGCGGTGCGCCACGGCTTTCATGATGATCAAGTCTTCGGGCGTGACCAGTCGCAGCGCAAGACCGCTGACCTGCACCACCGTGGCGCGCGCAACCGCCTGCTCCTCGAAAGGCAGGGCGCCCAGCGAAATATCCACATCTACGCCGCTCTCGGCATGGCGCAGCAGGAGGACCCGATGACGCCGTGCAAACGCCTCCGCATCGGGGACGCGTGGCATCAAGCCGGCGCGCCGCGTCACCGCGGCAAACTCTGACAGCGCTTGTGTGGAGACCAAAACGACCGCGTCCACATCAGCCGTATAGCGCGGTCGTCCCAAGAGGCTGGCCGCCACACCACCGATGATCACGCCTTGCTGCGACCACGCATCCAGGACCAGTTGCACTGCAGCCAGGGCGTTCAGCAAGGGTCGCATCGCAACGGATGGACTCATGGCAGACTCTCCTTTAGTTTGGTCCAGCGGGCGCGCACGCGGCCGAGCTCGGCCTGCGTGTCAGCCCCACGGACCAGCCAGCCCATCAGCGATGCAAAATCCCAGATCGCTTCAGTCTGCTGCCAAAGCAGATCGAGCGGCGCCGCGCGGCGTTCCTGGGCTTCGAACTCCGCCACCGCTTGCCAGCGATCGCGGAAGAGAAGGGCCTCGGCGCGCGTCAGACGCGGCGTCGGTTGGTCCGCGGTGGCGAGGGTTTGGGCTGTGGACATCGCTTCCTCCTCTGGGTATGCAAGCTGCGAATGTACAGACTGCGGAAGTTTAGCCTTGCGCGGCGGCCAGATCGCGGCGCAGAGCGGCCAGGCGCGGCGCGTCCGGCTCCAGCGCGGCCGCGGCTTCGATATCAGCCTGCGCGGCGGCGAACTGGCCCTGCTCGATCTGCACGCCGGCGCGGTTGCGCAGCAGCATGGCGTTGATTGGATCAAAGGCGAGGCCGCGGCTGTAGGCGGCGATGGCGGCGGTGGCATCCTTGTCCACATCGGCGCTGTAATTGCCCAGGGTGTTGCAGGCCCAGCCGGCCTGCCGGCGCAGCGCGGTCGCCAGGCCAGCGTCGAGCTGGTCGGCCAGGGGAATGACCTGTTCGCACAGGTCAATGACCGCGGCGTGAGATCGGACGTCAAGCTGCTCACTGTGGGCTTGATTGTAGCTCCCCAGTAGCACGACCAGCAAAATCGCCAGCCGGGTCACGGTCTCACGCTCTTGATCGGCCAGGGCCTGGCTGATCTGGCCGGCCAGGGCAAACAGCGCCTGCGCCTCGTGCAGGACGGGGTGGTCGGCCAGGGCCTGGGCCAGCGCCTGGTCGGAGTCAACCTCCCGCAGGGCGGAGAGGGCCAGTGCCAGCGGATCATCGGCGGCTGCCGCTTCGGTAGAAGCGGCGCGGAGCGTCGCATATTCGCGGCGCAGATCCTGAACGATTGGATGATTCGCGTATCCCGTCTGGTCAGCCACGCGAAACGCCTGCTCGTACAGAGGTCGGGCCAGGTCGAGGTTGCCAGTGCCTGCTTCGAGCCTGGCCTGACTCACCAGGGTGTTGATGATGCCTCCAGGCTCCTGTTCCAAGCGATACAAATCCAAGGCGGCGTCGAAGTGGCGGCGGGCGGCGTCGAGGTTGCCCAGCCGACTTTCCAAATCGCCCAAACTCTGCAGCGTGTTGGCTTTGCCCAGGCGGTCTTGCTCGGCTTCGTACAGCGGCAAGGCGGCGTCGAAGTGGCGGCGGGCGGCGTCGAGGTTGCCCAGCCGCCTTTCCAAATCGCCCAAACTCTTCAGCGTGTTGGCTTTGCCCAGGCGGGCTTGCTCGGCTTCGTACAGCGGCAAGGCGGCGTCGAAGTGGCGGCGGGCGGCGTCGAGGTTGCCCAGCCGACTTTCCAAATCGCCCAAACTCTGCAGCGTGTTGGCTTTGCCCAGGCGGGCTTGCTCGGCTTCGTACAGCGGCAAGGCGGCGTCGAAGTGGCGGCGGGCGGCGTCGAGGTTGCCCAGCCGCCTTTCCAAATCGCCCAAACTCTTCAGCGTGTTGGCTTTGCCCAGGCGGTCTTGCTCGGCTTCGTACAGCGGCAAGGCGGCGTCGAAGTGGCGGCGGGCGGCGTCGAGGTTGCCCAGCCGACTTTCCAACTCGCCCAAACTCTGCAGCGTGTTGGCTTTGCCCAGGCGGTCTTGCTCGGCTTCGTACAGCGGCAAGGCGGCGTCGAAGTGGCGGCGGGCGGCGTCGAGGTTGCCCAGCCGACTTTCCAAATCGCCCAAACTCTTCAGCGTGTTGGCTTTGCCCAGGCGGGCTTGCTCGGCTTCGTACAGCGGCAAGGCGGCGTCGAAGTGGCGGCGGGCGGCGTCGAGGTTGCCCAGCCGACTTTCCAAATCGCCCAAACTCTTCAGCGTGTTGGCTTTGCCCAGGCGGGCTTGCTCGGCTTCGTACAGCGGCAAGGCGGCGTCGAAGTGGCGGCGGGCGGCGTCGAGGTTGCCCAGCCGCCTTTCCAAATCGCCCAAACTCTGCAGCGTGTTGGCTTTGCCCAGGCGGTCTTGCTCGGCTTCGTACAGCGGCAAGGCGGCGTCGAAGTGGCGGCGGGCGGCGTCGAGGTTGCCCAGCCGACTTTCCAAATCGCCCAAACTCTTCAGCGTGTTGGCTTTGCCCAGGCGGGCTTGCTCGGCTTCGTACAGCGGCAAGGCGGCGTCGAAGTGGCGGCGGGCGGCGTCGAGGTTGCCCAGCCGACTTTCCAAATCGCCCAAACTCTT from Candidatus Amarolinea dominans includes these protein-coding regions:
- a CDS encoding ABC transporter substrate-binding protein; this encodes MGCVPVAPTTPAPASSTPIGATSQPRRGGTLVILSGVGSPRHFNPALISGSATAFPAAQIFASPLRYDENWNPQPYLAKSWEVSKDGLAVTLHLVQGATFHDGHPITSEDVAFSVMTVKTYHPFKTMFAPVDKVDTPDPLTAVIRLSRPHPAILLAMSPALLPILPKHIYGDGRDILTHPANLAPVGSGPFKLVKYVPGESIVLERYEGFFIPSRPYLDGIVIRLEDDPNAQVIAMERQEAHLLPLFADFAGLDRLSSKPYLAVTPRGAEGLGPLVWLAFNLQHKPLDDKRVRQAIAYAVDPNFITQYLHQGKTQRAISPIAPSSPFFAAGVHKYDLDLDKATKLLDAAGYPLKPDGTRFGLTLDYIPVIPTQQRDIALYLERQLAKIGIRVQVRKSATFPDWAARIGAWDFDMTMDSVYNWGDPVIGVHRTYLSDNIRKGVVWSNTQNYRNPRVDELLAQAEREMDANQRKQLYAEFQQIVTEDVPIVYINVLPIYTVYNTALGNPPLSIWGVHSPLDEVYWKTPLVKAYAPIPTVASASPPLMVVGVQAMTLIQERGSYDTLALLRDPQQGFLDLQGSGLHILGFTRQGTVFLDNSGQTKPGMELGGILDLQGQNVIQRLVNAAQGKDGGLVHLTGVWPHPVTQQADPMSAWCGMLSDQDILCALQWDSR
- a CDS encoding HAMP domain-containing protein yields the protein MQFLQDLSIRIKVLIPPAIFIGELAIVAWLGIYGMTQQHATLGAVNEIALTKIRAVDDFIILSEQVQSDVFQIYVLHSMKLPQSEVQPINMRLQQGLSDLNIAHGEMLTHWQPDSAERAILERMKPPMDAFRLQAQQAAVTVADNPSFGVLLVRSSGVSFAEFRKTLVELQDYQKAKVVRLAGEMEQSTRTLASVIIVFAFLITLGALVVTTQMSTRLISQPIRSITQVMRQLASGDLSVKVGDLNRRDEIGAMAKAVEVFRNNALEKVRLDKELHASEDRFRLLFTQMLEGFALHEIICDDKGNPVDYRFIEANQAFEKLTGLPAREIIGKTIRQVLPDTEQDSIDKYGQVALTGQSIVFERYARELDRHYTMHAYCPQRGQFAVISEDITERKRQETQILAARAALQRLLAEADQSRRALLSVVEDQKIAEEQINKLNAELEQRIIERTAQLQAANKELEAFAYSVSHDLRSPLRAVDGFSRILLEEYEDKLDAEGKRLLNVVRTNTQRMDQLITDLLTLSRITRGEMQFSRIDMTALVHTVYHEIASPETQGAISFSVAHLPDAFGDPTLLRQAWSNLLSNATKYTMPKTERRIEIGSYAEDGMNVYFVKDNGVGFDPAYTHKLFGVFQRLHTTAEFEGNGVGLAIVQRIIHRHGGRVWAEGQVNQGATFYFALPQK
- a CDS encoding response regulator, which produces MNGQVEILLVEDNPNDAELALRALKKNNLANNVAVVTDGEEALDFVFARGAYSHRKIENGPKVILLDLKLPKVDGLEVLRAIKSDPVTRIIPVVVLTSSKEERDIVESYKLGANSYIVKPVEFDKFVAAVKDLGLYWLLLNQPPTR
- a CDS encoding response regulator, with amino-acid sequence METNQPIRILFVEDVPADVELAVRVLRQEELAFTFTRVETKAAFLKALEEFQPDLIISDYAMPAFDGMQALKLLLERDLTLPFILLTGSLNEEIAVACMKAGASDYVLKDRLKQLPFAVREALEQKKTRLAKAETERALGESEQRFRSLIENASDLIVILNPD
- a CDS encoding PAS domain S-box protein; the encoded protein is MGYTVAAVSGAKITDFIDPPDLPNFIAATEHRARTPGPSAFSMLMRVRHADSSWRILEGMGSNLLDHGVSGLVINARDITERKRAEEALRESEERYLLLFEHSPIGVLLMDLATGKIIEANETASRQLGYTREEFAALRISDWEVLEKPEETAERTQKIIREGSDEFETLHRTKSGELRNVRVWVKTLEVNGRAVFYAIFRDITERKRAENALAQERNLLRTLIDNLPDDVYIKDAESRYVINNPAHLRSLGATRQEDVLGKTAFDFYPQPSAAQYYAEEQEIIRSGQPMLDQEDLSADLVTGQQVWLLAKKVPIRDSQGKVVGIVGVSRDITERKQAEAERERLLAQVQAQAEQIAQIMDTVPEGVLLLDADGQVLLANPAGVRDLVTLAGAAVGERLTHLGDLPLAELFAAAERGGPWHEVRVGRHIFEAIARSVSANSPAAGHWVLVINDVTQARDLRDQLQQQERLAAVGQLAAGIAHDFNNILAIIALQAPLIARAPGLAERERERLAIISEQTSHATRLIQQLLDFSRRAVLERRPLDLGPLLKEQVKLLARTLPESIEVTLVCEPGEYVVLADPTRLQQMLMNLAVNARDAMPAGGTLRLALAQQETAPRPDLPAGPWVRLAVTDSGTGIAPEAQAHLFEPFFTTKPRGQGTGLGLAQVHGIVKQHEGEITVDSAVGQGTTFTIYLPAVAEAASAQNPAPAPAAAAGGDAQLILIVEDNDVLLDAMSDILEMMGYRVTSAGNGVEALAVLAMRGDTIALVLSDLMMPVMGGEALLRAMRARELTTPVVILSGYPLEGELVGLKTQGLAGWLLKPPDLDDLARLLTQALESTAPQMAE